In Thalassophryne amazonica chromosome 14, fThaAma1.1, whole genome shotgun sequence, one DNA window encodes the following:
- the LOC117525055 gene encoding endoribonuclease YbeY-like: MGVVLRNLQKVVPVRRARLRKDVDTLRHILGIQKFDLGIICVDNKRIQKINNIYRKKNVPTDVLSFSFYEDMRPGKIPCHLPREELNLGDIFLGVEFVMKQCEEDLLDLHETLTVVAAHGICHLLGYRHETEEEWTEMLQKERYILREYNRRTGRLLEPLTKRFSASASEYSMSRTSSLPESSSEQSSSGNELLNSVGRDKNTNDNSTSVSKVTK, from the exons ATGGGTGTAGTATTGCGGAATCTCCAGAAGGTGGTGCCAGTGCGGCGCGCCAGGCTGCGTAAGGACGTGGACACGCTGAGACACATTCTGGGCATCCAGAAGTTTGACCTGGGCATCATCTGCGTGGACAACAAGAGGATTCAGAAGATTAATAACATCTACAGGAAGAAAAACGTGCCCACGGAtgtcctctcattctcattctaCGAG GACATGAGGCCCGGTAAGATCCCCTGTCACCTCCCCAGAGAGGAGCTCAACCTTGGGGACATTTTCCTCGGAGTCGAGTTTGTTATGAAACAGTGTGAAGAGGACCTATTGGACCTGCACGAAACTCtaaca GTTGTCGCAGCTCACGgcatctgccacctgctgggttACCGGCACGAGACCGAGGAGGAGTGGACTGAG ATGCTGCAGAAGGAAAGATACATTCTGAGGGAGTACAACAGGCGGACAGGCCGTCTGCTGGAGCCGCTGACAAAGAG GTTCTCGGCCTCCGCTTCAGAGTACTCCATGTCCAGAACATCCTCATTGCCAGAGTCCTCATCTGAACAGAGCAGCTCGGGCAACGAGTTGTTGAACTCTGTTGGGCGTGACAAGAACACCAATGACAACTCGACCTCTGTGAGCAAGGTCACAAAGTGA